In Desulforamulus hydrothermalis Lam5 = DSM 18033, a genomic segment contains:
- the whiA gene encoding DNA-binding protein WhiA translates to MSFSAVTKNELARVVGSKDCCRLAELAALIKMDGSVQISGQKKLSLNIVTENAAVARKIFKLLKNLFGLSTEILVRRKVRLRKNNVYLVRIPSQPGIEEIFKALGIGASGAAIAAEGINRELIARECCRKAYLRGAFLGGGSVNNPEGTYHLEIITDSQQHALELARLMQSFHLPARVSPRKNWYVVYLKGSEQIIACLNYMGAHGALLDFENARIYKDMRNQVNRLVNCETANLNKTVNAAVRQLENIKYLADTVGLAKLPKPLREAAELRLQYPDASLKELGELWEPPLGKSGVNHRLRKLERLAESVRAKRAVDEFFK, encoded by the coding sequence GTGTCCTTCTCGGCAGTTACCAAGAACGAACTGGCCCGGGTGGTGGGCAGCAAAGATTGCTGCCGGCTGGCAGAGCTGGCTGCCTTAATTAAAATGGACGGCAGTGTGCAGATCAGCGGCCAGAAGAAGCTGTCGCTGAACATCGTGACAGAAAATGCCGCCGTTGCCCGGAAAATATTTAAATTGCTGAAAAACCTGTTTGGCTTGTCCACCGAGATTTTGGTACGGCGCAAGGTCAGGTTGCGCAAAAACAATGTTTATTTGGTGCGGATTCCTTCTCAGCCGGGCATCGAGGAAATTTTTAAAGCCCTGGGGATCGGCGCATCAGGCGCAGCCATTGCCGCAGAAGGCATCAACCGGGAGTTAATTGCCCGGGAGTGCTGCCGCAAAGCCTACCTGAGGGGGGCTTTTTTAGGCGGCGGCTCGGTAAATAACCCCGAAGGCACCTACCATTTGGAGATTATTACGGACAGCCAGCAACACGCCCTGGAGCTGGCCCGGCTGATGCAGAGCTTTCACCTGCCGGCCCGGGTTAGCCCCCGCAAAAACTGGTATGTTGTTTATCTCAAGGGCAGTGAACAAATTATTGCCTGTCTTAACTACATGGGGGCCCATGGGGCCCTGTTGGATTTTGAAAACGCCCGCATTTATAAAGATATGAGAAACCAGGTTAACCGCCTGGTTAACTGCGAAACCGCCAACTTAAACAAAACGGTCAACGCGGCGGTGCGGCAGCTGGAAAATATTAAATACCTGGCTGATACGGTGGGACTGGCTAAATTGCCCAAGCCGCTGCGGGAGGCAGCGGAATTAAGGCTGCAGTACCCGGATGCCAGCCTGAAGGAGCTGGGGGAATTGTGGGAGCCGCCCCTGGGCAAATCAGGCGTTAACCACCGCTTGCGCAAGCTGGAGCGTTTGGCGGAAAGTGTGCGGGCCAAGCGGGCTGTTGATGAGTTTTTCAAATAA